The region AGAGATAGATAGTTTACCATCTTCCTGCTCTGGTGAAATCATAAGGAAAGGTCAAACCTCCCGCCCATAATTCATGCCCAAGTTCGCTTATTCTTCCTCAGCATGCCTCTTCCGGAATCAGATCGGTAAGTCCGATGAGTCTTATCTTATCGTTCTCTTTTGCAAGTCTTTGCATCTCTCCCGTGAACCCCCCTTTACTAAAAAAATAATAGTATTTTGTCGTTTGTTTGGGGAAGAGCATGCTTTTACGCTTAAGGTCCGTAAAGCTTTCTGTTCCCATCTTTTCATTCCTGAATTTACACTCGCCGAAAATGGCAGAATTTTTATCCAATGCAAGAATGTCGATCTCCTCTTCCTGCTTTTCTGCAGGGTTGCTGCCCCACCATCTGCCTATTTCCTTCGGAGAAATAGGTAATGAATCGTAATGTTCCCACAGGTATTGGGTGCAGACACTTTCGAACGCCCTTCCCATGAAATTGTTTATCGCGGGCCATATGTTATCAATGACCCTTTGTCCCTGTCCCTTTGCGACAAGCGTCAGATTATCCTGAACGTATCTGAACCAAAATTTGAACATTTCGTCATCCAGAACGTAGATGCTCTTTGTGCCGGTCTTTTCACCAAGCGGTTTTTCCTTAGCGACCAGGCTTAGGCTTATGAGTTTTTTAATATAGATATCGCACAAGTTCGAGGGTTTATTCACTTTGCTCGCGATCTCCGACATTTTCGTACTGCCGTTCGCTATCGCCGTGATTATTGCGTTATATATCTGCGGCTCCCTCAATTCCTGTTTAATCAGATTGCTGGGTTCCTCAAACAACAGTCCGTTCTGTTTAAAGAATAAATTCCTTACATTATCACTCAGACTTTTTTCATCGTCTATCTGTGCAAGGTAGAACGGAGTTCCGCCGAAAATGCCGTATGTTAACAGTTTATCCTCTTTAGAATAATTCGGAACAAATTTTATCGCGTCGTAATAATTGAACGGTTCGATCTTGAACTGGGCGGTGCGTCTTCCGTACAACGGACTTTTTGAACTGAGGACCTGGCGTTCCATGAAG is a window of Candidatus Methanoplasma cognatum DNA encoding:
- a CDS encoding ATP-binding protein; amino-acid sequence: MFIGREQEIQALNEMYESSKLEVAVIYGRRRVGKTELINHFCRDKRTIFFTGVENSASYNLNAFTESVYKFRSESNKGITAKMVPRDFMQLLDMISETAQRERVVLVIDEYPYLAKAEKAFSSLLQKYIDADFKNTDMMMILCGSSMSFMERQVLSSKSPLYGRRTAQFKIEPFNYYDAIKFVPNYSKEDKLLTYGIFGGTPFYLAQIDDEKSLSDNVRNLFFKQNGLLFEEPSNLIKQELREPQIYNAIITAIANGSTKMSEIASKVNKPSNLCDIYIKKLISLSLVAKEKPLGEKTGTKSIYVLDDEMFKFWFRYVQDNLTLVAKGQGQRVIDNIWPAINNFMGRAFESVCTQYLWEHYDSLPISPKEIGRWWGSNPAEKQEEEIDILALDKNSAIFGECKFRNEKMGTESFTDLKRKSMLFPKQTTKYYYFFSKGGFTGEMQRLAKENDKIRLIGLTDLIPEEAC